A single genomic interval of Juglans regia cultivar Chandler chromosome 1, Walnut 2.0, whole genome shotgun sequence harbors:
- the LOC109016311 gene encoding senescence-specific cysteine protease SAG39-like, whose product MGFSNQCQCICFALILTLGALASQVAARTLQDVAMREMHEQWMARYGRLYENNQEKEKRLKIFKENVALIESFNDVGNKPYKLGVNQFADLTNEEFKASRNRFKGHECSTKTSSFKYQNVTALPSTMDWRKKGAVTPIKDQGQCGCCWAFSAVAAMEGITKLKSGKLISLSEQELVDCDIKGVDQGCSGGLMDNAFQFIQNNHGLTTEANYPYTGVDGTCNTKGETNHAANINGYEDVPANSEKALLKAVANQPISVAIDAGGSDFQFYSSGIFTGECGTSLDHGVTAVGYGVTSDGTKYWLVKNSWGTEWGEEGYIRMQRDVDAKEGLCGIAMQASYPTA is encoded by the exons ATGGGCTTCTCTAACCAATGCCAATGcatttgttttgctttgatccTCACTTTGGGAGCTTTGGCTTCTCAAGTTGCTGCTCGCACCCTCCAAGATGTGGCAATGCGTGAGATGCATGAACAATGGATGGCTCGTTATGGACGGTTATACGAAAATAATCAGGAGAAGGAGAAGCGTTTGAAGATATTTAAGGAAAATGTGGCGCTTATAGAATCTTTCAACGACGTTGGAAACAAACCTTACAAGTTAGGAGTCAACCAATTTGCAGATCTTACGAATGAAGAGTTCAAAGCCTCACGAAATAGATTCAAGGGGCATGAGTGCTCAACAAAGACTTCTtccttcaaatatcaaaatgtgACTGCATTGCCTTCTACTATGGATTGGAGAAAGAAGGGAGCTGTAACACCCATCAAAGACCAAGGCCAATGTG GATGTTGCTGGGCATTTTCAGCAGTGGCAGCCATGGAAGGAATTACTAAGCTAAAAAGTGGTAAACTAATCTCTTTGTCAGAGCAAGAGCTGGTTGACTGCGACATTAAAGGAGTGGACCAAGGTTGTAGTGGTGGTTTGATGGACAATGCTTTCCAGTTCATCCAAAACAATCACGGTCTTACTACGGAAGCCAACTATCCTTACACAGGTGTGGATGGAACCTGCAACACAAAGGGAGAAACCAACCATGCAGCCAACATAAACGGCTACGAAGATGTACCAGCCAATAGTGAGAAGGCACTTCTTAAGGCTGTAGCTAATCAGCCAATTTCTGTTGCCATAGATGCTGGAGGATCTGACTTCCAATTCTATTCGAGCGGAATTTTTACTGGAGAGTGTGGTACTAGCCTAGACCATGGCGTTACTGCTGTTGGTTATGGGGTTACTAGTGATGGGACCAAGTATTGGCTGGTGAAGAACTCATGGGGTACAGAATGGGGTGAAGAAGGGTACATAAGGATGCAAAGAGATGTTGATGCAAAGGAAGGCCTATGTGGTATAGCTATGCAAGCCTCTTATCCGACCGCATAG
- the LOC108991107 gene encoding senescence-specific cysteine protease SAG39-like, with amino-acid sequence MGFSNQCQCICFALILTLGALASQVAARTLQDVTMREMHEQWMARYGRLYENNQEKEKRLKIFKENVALIESFNDVGNKPYKLGVNQFADLTNEEFKASRNRFKGHECSTKTSSFKYQNVTALPSTMDWRKKGAVTPIKDQGQCGCCWAFSAVAAMEGITKLKSGKLISLSEQELVDCDIKGVDQGCSGGLMDNAFQFVQNNHGLTTEANYPYTGVDGTCNTKGEANHAANINGYEDVPANSEKALLKAVANQPVSVAIDAGGSDFQFYSSGIFTGECGTSLDHGVTAIGYGVTNDGTKYWLVKNSWGTEWGEEGYIRMQRDVDAKEGLCGIAMQASYPTA; translated from the exons ATGGGCTTCTCTAACCAATGCCAATGcatttgttttgctttgatccTCACTTTGGGAGCTTTGGCTTCTCAAGTTGCAGCTCGCACCCTCCAAGATGTGACAATGCGTGAGATGCATGAACAATGGATGGCTCGTTATGGACGGTTATACGAAAATAATCAGGAGAAGGAGAAGCGTTTGAAGATATTTAAGGAAAATGTGGCGCTTATAGAATCTTTCAACGACGTTGGAAACAAACCTTACAAGTTAGGAGTCAACCAATTTGCAGATCTTACGAATGAAGAGTTCAAAGCCTCACGAAATAGATTCAAGGGGCATGAGTGCTCAACAAAGACTTCTtccttcaaatatcaaaatgtgACTGCATTGCCTTCTACTATGGATTGGAGAAAGAAGGGAGCTGTAACACCCATCAAAGACCAAGGCCAATGTG GATGTTGCTGGGCATTTTCAGCAGTGGCAGCCATGGAAGGAATTACTAAGCTAAAAAGTGGTAAACTAATCTCATTGTCAGAGCAAGAGCTGGTTGATTGCGACATTAAAGGAGTGGACCAAGGATGTAGCGGTGGTTTGATGGACAACGCTTTCCAATTTGTCCAAAACAATCATGGTCTCACTACGGAAGCCAACTATCCTTACACAGGTGTGGATGGAACCTGCAACACAAAGGGAGAAGCCAACCATGCAGCCAACATAAACGGCTACGAGGATGTTCCAGCCAACAGTGAGAAGGCACTTCTTAAGGCTGTAGCTAATCAGCCAGTTTCTGTTGCCATAGATGCTGGAGGATCTGACTTTCAATTCTATTCGAGCGGAATTTTTACAGGAGAGTGTGGTACTAGCCTAGACCACGGCGTTACTGCTATTGGTTATGGGGTTACTAATGATGGAACCAAGTATTGGCTGGTGAAAAACTCGTGGGGTACAGAATGGGGTGAAGAAGGGTACATAAGGATGCAAAGAGATGTTGATGCAAAGGAAGGCCTATGTGGTATAGCTATGCAAGCCTCTTATCCGACCGCATAG
- the LOC118347720 gene encoding uncharacterized protein LOC118347720 has protein sequence MVMDSIKRGRKRGRPGQSSIETFRERTILLEHHVKIFDFMTLTWEGHSLISVFIDRGWTPIGLDQKDEACDLMSYIDIVSEFYKELDGISPDEGGECMISIQGASVLFLADRLADFIGIPKLRTVYSNMVVRESPASGDGETAEDEGLAYTDELDSLEIMR, from the exons ATGGTTATGGATTCGATCAAACG GGGACGTAAGCGTGGCAGACCAGGTCAATCTTCCATCGAAACATTCCGAGAGAGGACTATCTTATTAGAGCATCATGTGAAAATTTTTGACTTTATGACTCTTACTTGGGAGGGTCATTCTTTGATATCAGTCTTTATTGATCGTGGTTGGACACCAATTGGCCTCGATCAGAAGGATGAAGCATGTGACCTCATGTCTTATATTGACATTGTCTccgagttctataaagagctcgatGGTATCAGCCCAGATGAAGGAGGGGAATGCATGATCTCTATTCAAGGAGCTTCAGTACTATTTTTAGCAGACAGACTCGCTGATTTTATTGGTATTCCCAAACTGCGCACTGTATATTCGAACATGGTGGTTAGAGAGTCTCCAGCTTCAGGTGATGGGGAGACGGCTGAGGATGAGGGATTAGCTTATACAGATGAGCTTGATTCCCTCGAGATTATGAGGTGA